The following are encoded together in the Chlorocebus sabaeus isolate Y175 chromosome 12, mChlSab1.0.hap1, whole genome shotgun sequence genome:
- the PRRT1B gene encoding proline rich transmembrane protein 1B, which translates to MAGQMPAGQVLVGQVLARQVQAEQVLEGVEPGSPFPAGMPGGGSGVKNLRTHPRPRQAAPPAGLFTLGLYLRAIGPGDLPWEINPLSSSSLLREQDPPRTSGAQINQPKEHLTNFKSAAEDERCAIAFGSLLDHHGRRASGSDTKGGGSPATPEDPRSPPKPAAPEDPQISAQPALPQLPRRPRPLDEDGAPSEDGAAGGSEPAPEDALAQAAGEAGPASKAAASSAPHIGFVGEPPPYAPPDPKAAPLLYPPFPQVPVLLQPAPSALFPPPAQLYPAAPTPPALFPPPAGAAFPFPVYNGPMAGMPGPVTVEHRPLPKDYMMESVLVTLFCCLLTGLIAIVYSHETRAALGRGDLAQAEEASRKARSLVLFSLLFGVFVSTSWVIYVVVALYLP; encoded by the exons ATGGCGGGGCAGATGCCTGCGGGGCAGGTGCTGGTGGGACAGGTGCTGGCGAGGCAGGTGCAGGCGGAGCAGGTGCTGGAGGGAGT GGAACCCGGATCCCCCTTCCCAGCTGGAATGCCTGGCGGAGGCTCTGGTGTCAAGAACCTGAGAACCCACCCGAGGCCCCGCCAGGCAGCGCCGCCAGCAGGTTTATTTACTCTGGGGCTCTATCTCCGCGCCATCGGGCCAG GGGACCTCCCgtgggagatcaatcccctgtcctcctcctcttTGCTCCGTGAGCAAGATCCACCTAGGACCTCGGGTGCTCAGatcaaccagcccaaggaacatctcaccaattttaaatcgg CGGCTGAAGACGAACGCTGCGCAATCGCCTTTGGAAGCCTCCTAGACCATCACGGACGCCGAGCTTCCG GGTCCGACACGAAAGGGGGCGGCAGCCCCGCCACCCCTGAGGACCCCCGGAGTCCCCCGAAGCCCGCCGCCCCCGAGGATCCCCAGATTTCCGCGCAGCCCGCGCTGCCGCAGCTCCCGCGCCGCCCGCGGCCCCTGGACGAGGATGGGGCGCCCAGCGAGGACGGGGCCGCGGGGGGCAGCGAGCCCGCACCAGAGGACGCCCTGGCCCAGGCGGCGGGCGAGGCCGGTCCGGCTTCCAAGGCGGCGGCCAGCAGCGCCCCACACATCGGCTTCGTTGGGGAGCCCCCGCCCTACGCGCCCCCGGACCCCAAGGCTGCGCCGCTGCTGTACCCGCCCTTCCCGCAGGTGCCCGTGCTCCTGCAGCCCGCGCCGTCTGCGCTCTTCCCACCGCCCGCTCAGCTCTACCCGGCCGCGCCCACGCCGCCCGCGCTCTTCCCGCCGCCCGCCGGGGCCGCCTTCCCCTTCCCCGTG TACAATGGCCCGATGGCTGGCATGCCAGGCCCTGTCACGGTCGAGCACAGGCCCCTGCCAAAGGACTATATGATGGAGTCAGTGCTGGTGACCCTTTTCTGCTGTCTGCTCACCGGCCTCATCGCCATCGTCTACTCCCACGAG ACCCGTGCAGCTCTGGGCAGGGGTGACCTGGCCCAGGCCGAGGAGGCCTCGCGGAAGGCCCGCTCACTGGTGCTCTTCAGCCTGCTCTTCGGGGTCTTCGTGTCCACCAGCTGGGTCATCTACGTGGTGGTGGCTCTCTACCTTCCCTGA